The proteins below come from a single Drosophila teissieri strain GT53w chromosome 3L, Prin_Dtei_1.1, whole genome shotgun sequence genomic window:
- the LOC122618328 gene encoding arginine-glutamic acid dipeptide repeats protein isoform X3 has translation MAASTQGEIRVGPGHQVNDVYAKLPDYNPISSFPIDKETDERELEESRWSPGVVADGDLLMFLRAARSMAAFQGMCDGGLEDGCLAASRDDTTINALDVLHDSGYDPGKALQALVKCPVSKGIDKKWTEDETKKFIKGLRQFGKNFFRIHKDLLPHKDTPELVEFYYLWKKTPGANNNRPHRRRRQSALRRNRVTRANNSNSNTPPKKEDTPEPQTATTATAAATAASETASRSSPAVSKEENSSLTEDDASECDSDSSLTHKRDESPSRMRTRNKQQNNNNSSTSSGNNTAGNGGGNATSISSGSTGGGAAGGNSSSKDQSANAVANGKRPKRGSETPDVSGGASVDSPKTPTKAVAESSANKRKGGKQDTPNKKKRTEQESNEPSAHEENAVKEKRKRPDSPVESMNSDSRPDSVLDDGESNTTDTTTAEQQSTKDSKDTVSCKEEREMVTNDLEAKAEEKAIKAEALAEDSKDSAIKNMDEETNIQAPISAETSLVDGPNPNALPSPVAAPITMKVPTIATVEALNASVDRKEAIEKMESCDSDPEMLKKLATIKQEVSPQQQQHLQQPSQQQMQQQLAPVGLQPPPSCPPSESVYIKKEPMEDSMDATCNQNSNEPQDLKVKIEIKNEDALKHSVGGMPPSGPCAPPSALHPLSGAPVESGQEPLHLQHMPHGPVPTQPPPGYLIDGQLKYGPPGQGVPPQPPQLHSDAAGGVSGAPPGAPTTPQKYPPEMEMKFAPQDLKYPPPPPLDALKYSQEMQAAAAAAAAAGKYDMKYMIEQQGKYNVELSAAHQPPSKPGYQDSLKIPDIKPGFGHMPHTVSSPMDAAHKYGPPPTSQESQQQQPQPSAHQVPPGATPPPGIAMPKPHYQHDVQTPPLGRPFEPTGLMLKYGDPLAAKYGPPQDLKYPMPPVSQAGPADIKPYGGENLIKSSPYGPPPESPIDASARSTPGQDSQGSNSNSQPPSMPPQPQQFQSPHPSPHMPSPAGGGLPPGMHPQNLIHGPPPGAAGGSGPQPPPPPTSLHQPTPTSAGPPSLQHGLHPGHQHSQLSAATSLPPSSIGIPPTLSTMAPSHMHPHLHPHAHLQGLHRPHDLPPSMHPHAPMPLSLQGHPQHGHGLPPSHPSQQQQQQQQQQTGGPAGTVRTPSPAQQPPRSLHDPQSSREPPTSQPSTTMAGSSGPGGPPPQQSPHAHRTSPLPGLAGSGPPPPGLIGHPMAIHPHLAHLPPGHPAHAALAHPGHHLLSHSIAGLGPGGGPIALLAGPGGLGGIPESALSRRPPPSPLPHSHASSAPLTAHSVASMTSTSMSLTTSTVPSSAFSRASPSVQISSSGGGPSGPGSVGPGGLPNSSAAAAAAAAAHRAASPASSVSSLSRQSPLHPVPQSPLSHHPSSSALSAAAAAVAERDRHALMRQQSPHMTPPPVSNASLMASPLSKMYAPQPGQRGLGTSPPPHLRPGASPPVIRHPQMPLPLPLIAPGGGIPQIGVHPGQSPYPHPLLHPSVFYSPHHHPFNSPYGYAPYGPGFPAYMKPPPQPGQLDPAAVMAAHHAGLQGPPTQQMRQDEQNAAAAAAAAAAEKQHQAAAAAAAQQHKAPQQQPPGGMPPNKPPTPKTPQGPGGGMPPGMGGPGTPTGLPPGAYPGSHMPGYPQGPPHGSPFAPQDGQPHGLKPTSHMDALRAHAHSANSAGMGGGHHPTEPLPIDIEPDPEPEIPSPTHNIPRGPSPEAKPDDTECHRSQSAIFVRHIDRGDYNSCTRTDLIFKPVADSKLARKREERDRKLAEKERERRQQQQQQQQQQQQQAAAAQQAAQQAKMKAELKPPYADTPALRQLSEYARPHVAFSPVEQMVPYHHPMGPMYRERELEEIKNAQAAAASQSRLDPHWMEYYRRGIHPSQFPLYANPAISQMERERLGIPPPHHVGLDPGEHMVRMIRLTREYHAHSHTHLHLPLHPQPQPPEAGFQLPPNVGQYPRPNMLIPREPHSDVLLRMSYADQLQYLQAAEFQRQSLHDQYFRQRPR, from the exons ATGGCGGCCTCCACTCAAGGAGAAATTCGAGTGGGTCCCGGCCACCAGGTAAACGATGTCTAT GCAAAACTGCCCGATTATAATCCAATCTCAAGCTTCCCCATCGACAAGGAAACCGATGAACGTGAACTAGAGGAATCAAGATGGAGTCCAGGCGTTGTGGCCGATGGCGACTTGTTAATGTTCTTGCGTGCGGCTCGCTCCATGGCTGCATTTCAAGGAATGTGTGATGGTGGTTTAGAAGACGGTTGTTTGGCTGCCAGTCGCGACGACACTACAATAAACGCACTCGACGTG CTCCACGATTCTGGTTACGATCCAGGCAAAGCTCTACAAGCGCTCGTAAAGTGCCCCGTTTCGAAGGGCATCGACAAGAAGTGGACCGAGGACGAAACAAAGAAATTCATCAAGGGTCTGCGTCAGTTTGGGAAGAACTTCTTCCGCATCCATAAGGACCTGCTGCCGCACAAGGACACGCCAGAGCTGGTCGAGTTCTACTATCTGTGGAAGAAGACGCCCGGCGCGAACAACAATCGGCCACACAGGCGACGCCGCCAGAGCGCCCTGCGACGCAACCGTGTCACGCGGGcgaacaacagcaacagcaacactcCTCCGAAGAAGGAGGACACTCCCGAACCACAAACTgcgacgacggcgacggcggcggcaacCGCGGCGTCCGAGACGGCGAGTCGCTCCTCGCCCGCTGTCTCCAAGGAGGAGAACAGCTCGCTCACCGAGGACGACGCCAGCGAGTGCGACAGTGATTCGAGTCTGACCCACAAAAGGGATGAATCACCCTCAAGGATGAGGACGCGTAACAAGCaacagaacaacaacaacagcagcaccagcagcggTAACAACACGGCCGGAAACGGTGGCGGTAACGCCACATCCATAAGCAGCGGATCAACCGGCGGCGGTGCCGCTGGCGGCAACAGTTCGTCTAAGGATCAATCAGCCAACGCCGTGGCTAATGGCAAGCGACCCAAGAGGGGCTCCGAAACACCGGATGTTTCCGGCGGAGCCTCGGTCGATAGTCCCAAGACACCGACGAAGGCTGTGGCCGAGAGTTCGGCCAATAAGCGCAAGGGTGGCAAGCAGGATACGCCCAACAAAAAGAAGCGAACGGAGCAGGAGTCCAACGAGCCAAGCGCTCACGAGGAGAATGCCGTCAAAGAGAAGCGCAAGAGACCGGACAGCCCGGTTGAGAGCATGAACTCGGATAGCCGGCCGGATTCCGTGCTCGACGATGGGGAATCTAATACCACGGACACCACCACCGCCGAGCAGCAGTCGACAAAGGACAGCAAGGATACGGTCAGCTGCAAGGAGGAGCGTGAAATGGTCACCAACGATCTGGAGGCCAAGGCCGAGGAGAAGGCCATCAAGGCAGAGGCTTTGGCGGAGGACAGCAAGGATAGCGCCATCAAGAACATGGACGAGGAGACAAACATCCAGGCGCCTATCAGTGCAGAGACAAGTTTGGTGGATGGTCCAAATCCCAATGCCTTGCCCAGTCCAGTGGCCGCACCAATCACTATGAAGGTGCCCACAATTGCCACAGTTGAGGCGCTGAACGCGTCCGTGGATCGCAAGGAGGCCATCGAGAAGATGGAGTCGTGCGACAGCGATCCGGAGATGCTTAAAAAACTGGCAACCATTAAGCAGGAAGTAtctccgcagcagcagcagcatttgcaaCAGCCATcacagcagcagatgcagcagcaactcgcACCTGTTGGCTTACAGCCGCCTCCGTCTTGCCCGCCTTCAGAATCAGTCTATATCAAAAAGGAACCCATGGAGGACTCGATGGACGCCACCTGCAATCAGAACAGCAACGAACCGCAGGACCTGAAGGTGAAGATCGAGATTAAAAACGAGGATGCATTAAAGCACAGTGTCGGAGGTATGCCGCCTTCTGGACCCTGTGCACCGCCTTCGGCTCTACATCCACTCTCCGGAGCTCCGGTAGAGAGCGGCCAGGAGCCACTGCACCTGCAACACATGCCTCATGGACCGGTGCCAACGCAACCGCCTCCTGGCTATCTAATTGATGGCCAGCTAAAGTATGGACCACCGGGACAAGGCGTGCCTCCACAGCCTCCACAACTGCACAGCGATGCGGCTGGAGGAGTCAGTGGAGCACCGCCTGGAGCCCCGACCACGCCGCAGAAGTATCCGCCCGAGATGGAGATGAAGTTTGCTCCTCAGGATCTCAAGTATCCCCCACCGCCGCCCCTAGATGCACTCAAGTACAGCCAGGAGATGCaagctgcggcggcggcagcggctgcagctgGCAAGTACGATATGAAGTACATGATAGAGCAGCAGGGCAAGTACAACGTGGAGTTGTCAGCTGCCCATCAGCCGCCAAGCAAGCCAGGCTACCAGGATTCGCTAAAGATACCCGATATCAAGCCTGGTTTCGGCCACATGCCGCACACCGTGAGCTCACCGATGGACGCCGCCCATAAATACGGACCGCCTCCAACGTCGCAAGAgtcccagcaacagcagccccAGCCGTCGGCACATCAGGTACCGCCGGGAGCAACTCCACCACCTGGTATCGCCATGCCCAAGCCGCACTACCAACACGATGTGCAAACACCACCGTTGGGACGGCCCTTCGAGCCGACCGGACTTATGCTCAAGTATGGCGATCCATTGGCAGCCAAATACGGCCCGCCTCAGGATCTCAAGTACCCGATGCCGCCGGTCTCTCAGGCGGGACCAGCGGACATAAAGCCCTATGGCGGCGAGAATCTAATCAAGTCCTCACCGTACGGACCGCCGCCGGAGAGTCCTATTGATGCCTCAGCGCGCTCTACACCTGGTCAGGATAGCCagggcagcaacagcaattcACAGCCGCCCTCAATGCCCCCGCAACCCCAGCAGTTCCAGTCGCCGCATCCCTCGCCGCATATGCCTTCGCCAGCAGGTGGTGGGCTACCACCGGGAATGCATCCGCAAAATCTCATCCACGGCCCGCCACCAGGTGCAGCGGGCGGTAGTGGCCCCCAgccgcctccgccgcccaCATCGCTGCATCAGCCCACGCCCACGTCTGCAGGTCCACCCAGTCTGCAACATGGACTACATCCTGGCCACCAGCACTCACAGCTGTCTGCGGCTACATCGCTACCGCCGAGCTCGATTGGAATTCCTCCCACGCTCTCGACTATGGCGCCCTCGCACATGCACCCGCACCTTCATCCACATGCGCATCTGCAGGGTCTCCATCGGCCGCACGATCTGCCGCCCAGTATGCATCCACATGCTCCCATGCCGCTGTCGTTGCAGGGACATCCGCAGCACGGACATGGATTGCCGCCCTCGCATCCTtctcagcaacagcagcaacaacaacaacaacagaccGGCGGACCAGCTGGCACAGTGCGAACTCCGTCACCTGCCCAGCAGCCGCCGAGATCCCTGCACGATCCGCAATCGTCTCGAGAGCCGCCCACCTCGCAGCCCTCGACCACAATGGCAGGATCGAGTGGTCCAGGTGGACCACCGCCGCAACAGTCGCCGCACGCGCATCGAACATCGCCGTTGCCAGGACTCGCGGGAAGTGGACCTCCACCACCGGGACTCATCGGTCATCCGATGGCCATACACCCGCACCTGGCCCACTTGCCGCCCGGACATCCTGCACACGCAGCGCTCGCTCATCCTGGACACCATCTGCTGTCGCACTCGATAGCGGGCTTGGGACCTGGCGGTGGACCGATCGCGCTGCTGGCCGGTCCCGGCGGGCTTGGAGGTATTCCAGAGTCCGCTCTAAGTCGCCGCCCCCCGCCCTCACCCCTGCCACACTCGCATGCCTCTTCGGCCCCACTGACGGCCCATTCGGTGGCCAGTATGACGTCCACCAGTATGTCGCTGACCACCAGCACGGTGCCATCATCTGCCTTTAGCCGCGCCAGTCCCAGCGTACAGATCTCGAGCAGCGGGGGTGGTCCTTCAGGCCCCGGAAGCGTTGGACCTGGTGGATTGCCAAACTCttcggcagcggcagcagctgcggcagctgctCATCGTGCAGCGTCCCCGGCCTCCAGCGTCAGCAGCCTGAGTCGGCAGAGTCCGCTGCATCCGGTGCCGCAGTCGCCGCTCAGCCATCATCCGTCGTCCTCTGCGTTATCTGCCGCGGCAGCTGCCGTGGCGGAACGGGATCGACATGCGCTGATGCGTCAGCAATCGCCACATATGACTCCACCCCCGGTGTCCAATGCCTCTTTAATGGCAAGTCCCCTGAGCAAAATGTACGCTCCTCAGCCGGGTCAGAGGGGCTTGGGAACATCACCGCCACCGCACTTGCGGCCTGGAGCATCACCGCCGGTCATTCGCCACCCGCAGATGCCTCTGCCGTTGCCATTGATTGCGCCTGGCGGAGGAATACCGCAGATTGGAGTGCATCCGGGTCAGTCACCGTATCCGCACCCGCTACTGCATCCCTCGGTATTTTACTCGCCGCACCACCATCCCTTCAATTCGCCATACGGCTATGCGCCCTATGGTCCTGGATTCCCGGCGTACATGAAGCCGCCACCACAGCCGGGACAGCTTGATCCGGCAGCCGTGATGGCGGCCCACCATGCTGGATTGCAAGGACCGCCGACACAGCAGATGCGCCAGGACGAGCAGAATGCAgcggccgccgctgcagcagcagctgctgagAAACAACACCAagcggctgcagcagcggcagcacaGCAGCACAAGGCGCCCCAACAACAACCGCCCGGCGGAATGCCACCCAACAAACCGCCGACGCCAAAGACGCCACAGGGTCCAGGCGGTGGAATGCCCCCTGGAATGGGTGGACCGGGAACACCGACGGGACTACCGCCCGGTGCTTATCCAGGCAGCCATATGCCGGGATATCCACAAGGACCGCCACATGGATCACCCTTTGCGCCGCAAGATGGTCAGCCTCACGGACTAAAGCCCACATCGCACATGGACGCCCTGCGAGCCCATGCGCACTCAGCCAACTCGGCGGGAATGGGTGGAGGACACCATCCTACGGAGCCAT TGCCCATTGATATTGAACCGGATCCAGAGCCAGAAATTCCCAGTCCAACGCACAACATACCACGTGGTCCAAGTCCCGAAGCAAAACCGGACGACACCGAATGCCATCGCTCTCAGTCTGCCAT ATTTGTGCGTCACATCGATCGCGGGGATTACAATTCATGCACGAGAACAGATTTGATCTTCAAGCCGGTGGCCGACTCAAAGTTGGCCCGCAAGCGAGAAGAACGCGACCGCAAGCTGGCCGAAAAGGAGCGTGAGCGGCGACAG cagcagcaacaacaacagcagcagcaacaacagcaagcagCTGCGGCGCAACAGGCGGCACAGCAAGCCAAGATGAAGGCGGAGCTAAAGCCTCCATATGCGGATACACCGGCACTGCGTCAACTGTCTGAGTATGCTCGTCCCCACGTCGCCTTCAG TCCTGTTGAGCAGATGGTGCCATATCATCATCCAATGGGCCCCATGTACAGAGAGAG GGAACTGGAGGAGATCAAAAACGCACAAGCTGCTGCGGCGAGTCAATCCAGACTAGACCCGCACTGGATGGAGTACTATCGACG CGGCATTCACCCCTCGCAGTTCCCACTGTATGCGAATCCGGCGATATCGCAGATGGAGAGGGAGCGTCTGGGAATTCCACCTCCGCACCATGTGGGGTTGGACCCGGGCGAGCACATGGTGCGTATG ATACGATTGACGAGAGAATATCATGCACACTCTCATACTCATTTACATTTGCCTTTGCATCCACAGCCGCAACCACCGGAGGCCGGTTTCCAACTGCCAC CGAATGTTGGCCAGTATCCGCGGCCAAATATGCTTATACCTAGGGAGCCGCACTCGGATGTCCTGCTACGCATGTCCTATGCCGACCAACTACAG taTTTACAGGCCGCCGAGTTCCAGCGACAGTCCCTGCACGATCAGTACTTTAG ACAACGGCCCAGATAA